The Montipora capricornis isolate CH-2021 chromosome 6, ASM3666992v2, whole genome shotgun sequence genome has a window encoding:
- the LOC138052456 gene encoding uncharacterized protein codes for MLKGAYSEKFKSIHQEQLDKLKDERKEFVKEKSDRAKELSKETNRRRKAIEERKQEQQDNEEKVRKEVLAKRKQEQQEVTQRFQKDTLQKKTLIQQDNAKHATEKEPIPVRNGLYIVRNHTIEIKNGKQVPHFATAPNQLAPQEQAAPKTWRDEMPGNYNFQNPYHGSTDSGFLYSMNDSRNEGKLYSGHPAFDPYGSRASAVQYDACAVVGGMGEITDNAPIADTLNVAEQEKLRADAIARSGPKLAFISDELQKGAPEGALPCIMGRESPGGSVTSLDSLDEFPGRGKESDQFVNGIMAKGGRDNAKSAGKRRVTFSDSIEFDDGVTGKLVTEEKQSTKVYTMLYSRNLNNHYKTPSSGSVSASAQPGVNQKGNQFAGIPSVKQTGTEQVGISTSHSHTTTVDNFGKGPVVATVINYDQRKPKPVAIDNNLPSQAIKAELSLGQGSIGNETSFTEEQIEVVGDQELNDSLELVRDSLDEKDADDMERQNEENYMKENVSVTWTIGPHELKDSFEKYTRRASENNTRELLTDSAPPSGVLRVKGDEVLDRGPIKDIKGEPTQTKPGWMKSDFPVTSGFEFYQPTHSSAPSALVTVPHFDHHCTNLYNTLQTPFQGTFHQNFPYPFYTSVGDRLARMHETGQEEQEMDSQPLPLTGRGNPHEDKQVTESQGATSKIMVSPELEDQGHSFNGKGFDIAGPLEGETTGNKKKKTNNNVSRPKHSASPSSNASTSSSPKSTRSLIPRPPATKKTARGRVHPSSFHRKQTTVNSRKGLYNNSAVSSRGQSVKISKIANNNQMDRQSSSPPHSELGRNRPKRPESGDKEREEDFDGIIEGIKRNMEMMTMRARHTAAEEQHQRIINSLKVDFSDDKRKFSSRLSSTAIDGSNPEDEVIENHASKQEAISRRVHRPRVGSAGSRAGRSPADGNVNVVARGEEGFQRGLKVNNDSYHHVSGSRPGRHPAGVTGAVTAHGIDSQSAGSYTMRPGEDNIGMGLLSDTDHQLIASGGSRPNNASERGSVSNGYYQVAFDGYPNTIKATSQVTDSSKNPLHAPGINQRFSVDKRRQEYATSTSGHPISAATVIQERDEFFQANGMNSNESENDDCSKFASLDKTPTDDEINHLWAHVRSYLHGGSTKSVGSDSCVNQVDVRRSSTCSSSMQQEFHQNNPLPQNVTNSQTMRGKRLLGVPAQGAGSTLGGLRRYGSHEVLRRDSSSDSLSAKRSPLLQHRVSRSRRLQKNAHGQNGRPPLPRQHEYNPVACQTGPSASMSTRVGSSQPLSPVEMQAVMKASEKAMLHKQQDNFSETSSHQPHQAVMAGRIGPSAISLEEQRLLQSLDRLNERLRAQEEVTKAISQKSRMTDAGGRKRGQGSSQTRQGKNKAFTSNNKLLHTR; via the exons ATGTTAAAAGGCGCCTATTC TGAAAAGTTCAAGAGCATCCATCAAGAGCAACTTGATAAGCTTAAAGATGAAAGGAAGGAATTTGTGAAGGAAAAAAGTGACAGAGCCAAGGAGCTATCAAAAGAGACAAATCGCAGAAGAAA AGCcattgaagaaagaaaacaagagcAGCAGGACAATGAAGAGAAAGTAAGAAAGGAAGTGTTAGCCAAGAGAAAACAGGAACAACAGGAGGTGACTCAACGATTCCAGAAAGACACATTGCAGAAGAAAACGCTGATACAACAGGACAATGCAAAACATGCTACTGAAAAAG AGCCAATTCCAGTTCGCAATGGTCTTTATATAGTCAGAAACCATACAATAGAAattaaaaatggaaaacaagTGCCACATTTTGCTACTGCACCAAACCAACTAGCTCCCCAAGAACAGGCTGCACCAAAGACGTGGAGGGATGAGATGCCAGGAAATTACAACTTTCAAAACCCATACCATGGTTCTACAGACAGTGGATTTTTGTATTCCATGAATGATTCAAGAAATGAAGGAAAACTTTATTCCGGACATCCAGCTTTCGATCCGTATGGCTCACGTGCAAGTGCAGTGCAATATGATGCCTGCGCAGTTGTTGGAGGAATGGGTGAAATAACGGACAATGCCCCAATTGCTGACACACTGAACGTAGCAGAGCAAGAAAAGTTGCGAGCTGATGCCATCGCTAGGAGTGGACCAAAGCTTGCTTTTATCAGTGATGAGTTGCAAAAAGGTGCCCCTGAAGGTGCCCTGCCTTGCATAATGGGAAGGGAATCACCAGGGGGTAGTGTCACAAGCTTAGACAGTTTGGATGAATTTCCAGGAAGAGGAAAAGAATCTGATCAATTTGTTAACGGCATAATGGCTAAAGGTGGTCGGGACAACGCTAAGTCTGCTGGTAAGAGAAGGGTCACTTTTTCTGACAGCATAGAGTTTGACGATGGAGTGACTGGGAAACTGGTCACAGAGGAAAAGCAAAGTACTAAGGTGTATACAATGTTGTATTCTCGAAATTTAAACAACCACTACAAGACACCATCTTCCGGCTCTGTTTCAGCTTCAGCACAGCCAGGGGTAAACCAAAAGGGAAACCAATTTGCAGGGATTCCATCCGTGAAGCAAACAGGTACTGAGCAAGTAGGTATCAGTACAAGTCACAGTCATACCACAACTGTTGATAACTTTGGGAAGGGTCCAGTTGTTGCCACTGTTATTAACTATGATCAGCGAAAACCAAAGCCTGTTGCTATTGACAATAACCTTCCATCTCAAGCAATTAAAGCAGAGCTTTCCTTGGGACAAGGTAGTATTGGAAACGAAACGTCATTCACGGAAGAGCAAATTGAGGTTGTGGGTGACCAAGAGCTTAATGACAGCTTAGAGTTAGTCAGGGACAGCTTGGATGAAAAAGATGCGGATGATATGGAACGCCAAAATGAAGAGAATTATATGAAAGAAAACGTGTCCGTAACTTGGACGATTGGTCCACATGAACTAAAGGATTCTTTTGAAAAGTACACTCGAAGGGCATCAGAAAACAATACAAGAGAGTTACTAACTGATTCAGCACCTCCTAGTGGTGTTCTACGAGTCAAAGGGGATGAGGTGCTTGATCGTGGACCCATTAAAGACATTAAAGGGGAGCCTACCCAAACCAAGCCAGGCTGGATGAAAAGCGATTTTCCAGTCACATCTGGTTTCGAGTTTTATCAGCCAACTCACTCTAGTGCACCCTCTGCATTAGTCACTGTTCCACATTTTGACCACCACTGTACAAATCTGTACAATACTTTGCAGACACCTTTTCAGGGAACGTTTCACCAGAATTTCCCATACCCTTTTTACACTAGCGTTGGAGATCGCTTGGCGAGGATGCATGAGACCGGGCAAGAAGAACAAGAGATGGACAGCCAGCCTCTTCCACTTACTGGAAGAGGTAATCCTCATGAAGATAAGCAGGTAACTGAATCTCAAGgagcaacatccaaaataatGGTGTCGCCCGAACTTGAAGATCAAGGTCATTCATTCAATGGAAAAGGTTTTGACATCGCAGGACCGTTGGAAGGTGAAACAACAGGtaataagaaaaagaagaccAATAATAATGTATCCAGACCAAAGCATTCAGCTTCTCCCTCATCAAATGCATCCACTTCATCAAGCCCGAAGTCTACAAGATCCTTGATTCCAAGACCTCCAGCCACGAAAAAAACTGCCAGAGGGCGGGTGCATCCAAGCAGTTTCCACAGAAAGCAAACCACTGTTAACTCACGAAAGGGACTGTACAACAATTCTGCAGTATCAAGCCGCGGGCAGTCCGTGAAGATTAGCAAAATTGCGAATAACAATCAAATGGACAGGCAAAGTTCGTCTCCTCCGCATTCAGAGTTGGGAAGGAATCGGCCTAAACGACCAGAGAGTGGCGACAAAGAGAGAGAAGAAGATTTTGACGGTATCATTGAAGGCATCAAACGTAACATGGAAATGATGACTATGAGAGCAAGGCACACGGCAGCCGAAGAACAGCATCAGAGGATTATAAACTCGTTGAAGGTAGACTTTAGTGATGATAAGAGAAAGTTCTCATCTCGACTCAGCTCAACGGCTATTGATGGGTCTAATCCAGAGGATGAAGTGATTGAGAATCATGCATCAAAACAAGAGGCTATCAGTCGAAGAGTGCATCGTCCTCGAGTGGGATCAGCTGGATCACGAGCTGGAAGATCCCCGGCAGATGGGAACGTGAACGTTGTTGCACGCGGCGAGGAAGGTTTCCAAAGAGGTTTGAAGGTGAACAATGACAGCTACCACCACGTATCTGGGTCAAGACCGGGAAGACATCCTGCAGGGGTCACTGGAGCTGTAACTGCTCATGGCATTGACTCCCAAAGTGCTGGCTCGTATACAATGAGACCAGGGGAAGACAACATAGGGATGGGGCTGCTAAGCGATACTGATCATCAACTGATTGCATCAGGAGGAAGCAGACCTAATAACGCCTCTGAGAGGGGTAGTGTCTCAAACGGCTACTACCAAGTAGCGTTTGATGGATATCCCAACACAATTAAAGCAACAAGTCAAGTCACAGACAGTTCGAAAAACCCTCTTCATGCCCCTGGCATAAATCAGCGATTCTCTGTCGATAAGAGAAGACAAGAATATGCAACATCAACTTCTGGTCATCCCATAAGTGCTGCCACCGTAATTCAAGAGCGAGATGAATTCTTCCAGGCAAATGGAATGAATTCTAATGAAAGTGAAAACGATGACTGTAGTAAGTTTGCATCTCTTGACAAAACACCAACAGATGATGAGATCAACCACTTGTGGGCACATGTACGATCATACCTTCACGGAGGCAGTACAAAGTCCGTGGGTTCCGACTCGTGTGTCAACCAAGTGGATGTGCGACGTTCCAGTACGTGTTCTAGCTCAATGCAACAAGAATTCCATCAAAATAACCCCCTACCTCAGAATGTGACCAACAGTCAGACTATGCGCGGAAAACGCCTCCTTGGGGTGCCAGCTCAAGGCGCTGGTAGCACTCTTGGAGGACTGCGTCGATACGGCTCCCATGAGGTGCTACGGCGAGATAGCTCTTCGGACAGTCTGTCAGCAAAGAGGTCACCCTTGTTGCAGCACCGTGTATCCCGAAGCAGAAGGCTTCAGAAAAACGCTCATGGTCAAAATGGGAGACCACCGCTGCCGAGGCAGCACGAATATAACCCTGTAGCATGTCAGACTGGACCAAGTGCTTCGATGTCTACAAGAG TTGGAAGCTCACAGCCATTGTCTCCCGTTGAAATGCAAGCAGTGATGAAGGCCTCAGAAAAGGCAATGCTCCACAAACAGCAGGACAATTTTTCGGAGACATCAT